The Gemmatimonadota bacterium DNA segment ACCGGGAACCGCTCGTCTTCGAGCATGTCGAGTTGAGCCAGAGGAGCTACAAGTAATGAAACTCACTCTCAAGGTCTGGCGCCAGCGGAGCGCGAGCGAGAATGGCTCGTTTGAGAAGTACACCGTCCCGGACGCAAGTTCCCACATGTCTTTTCTGGAGATGCTCGATGTGGTCAACGAACAACTGGCCACCTCCGGGGGAGATCCGATTGCGTTCGATCACGACTGCCGCGAAGGAATCTGCGGGATGTGTTCGCTGGTGATCAACG contains these protein-coding regions:
- a CDS encoding 2Fe-2S iron-sulfur cluster-binding protein is translated as MKLTLKVWRQRSASENGSFEKYTVPDASSHMSFLEMLDVVNEQLATSGGDPIAFDHDCREGICGMCSLVINGVPHGPERGTTVCQLHMRSFTDGDTITIEPFRARGFPVLRDLITDR